From the genome of Brassica oleracea var. oleracea cultivar TO1000 chromosome C4, BOL, whole genome shotgun sequence:
TCCGCATGCTAAAGCGAGTGGTGACAGGAGGATGCATCTCAACTGTAAGCAGAGGTGGCACAAGATCAATGATCTCACAAACAAATTTTGTGGGGCCTTTGCAGCTGCCGAGAGACAACAGAGTAGTGGTCAGGGTGAGAATGATGTTCTGAAGGCCGCTCATGATATTTTCTATAGTGATTACAACATTAAATTTAACCTTGAGCACGCATGGTGTGTGTTGAGGTATGAACAGAAATGGATCAACCTCAACACTCCCAAAGCTACTGGCCCTGCAAAGAGGAAAACTGGTGACGAATCCGCACAATCTTGAAGTGTCAATGTCGATGATCATCAGATACGGCCTGAAGGGATCAAGGCTGCAAAAGCAAGAAGGAATAATGGTTCAGGGAAGGCTCTCGATGATTATAAGACCATTTGGGAGATCAAGAAGGAGGATTTGGCTATGAAGGAAAAACTGTCAAAGCTGGCTATACTAGACACTCTCCTTTCGAAAAAAGAACCTCTAACTGAGTTTGAAGATGTTGTGAAGAACAAACTACTCCAGTATTTCTGAGAATGATGTGTTCAAATAATGTGTTCTATGGTTTTATATGTTGCTTTGTTTGTATGTTCAATATGTTTATGCTCGTTGCTTCATGTTTCTAGTAGTTGCTTCATGTCTGTTGCTTACTTAATTTGTATGTTGACTCTGTTCCCTTCTAATATTTATGCTAAAGCTTCAGTTGTGGTTCAAATAATTTTTTTAATGGTCAATCTGTTGCTTACTTTGTATCTTCAGTGTGTATAATTTACTAATATATTTAATAATTTTTTTTTTTTTTACAATTTTTTTTTTGCAGGTTAAGTAACAATGGGACTTGATTACAGCTATAGTCAGCCATCACAATCAGATACGTTTGGTGGGCACACAGTATCCAGTGGCTACGACGAGACAGCCGATCTTATTCGTCGGGATCAAGAAGAAATAAGAGACAACATTGCTGAGCAAGTTCATTACCCGCCTCAACCTGAGGTGGAGTTTGGAATCCCGCAGATATGTTACTGTGGTCGTCTACCCCTTCTCGCAAGCTCTCATTCTCGAAATCATCCAAGTAGACTATACTACACCTGCGCAAATGTTGATGATGGCGACTGCCATGTTTGGAAGTGGTGGGATGTCGCCGTTATGGAAGAGATGAAAGCAAGGGATTTACACACCCTCGAACTGGCTCAAAAGGTAGATTCTCTTACCCTTATGGGTGACTATGTGACTGAGCAGAAGGTGGCTAAACTAGAGGAGATGGTTTCTAAGCTAAGTAACAAGAATCCAGTGTTTACCAATCGGTTTGAAATGGTTGTTGCTTTCATGGTCGTTGTTTTAGTCGTAATGGGGATGATGGTCATGTTTAAGTAGACTGCTTATGTATTTTAGCTGTAATGGTCGGGTTGTTGCTTTGCGGTTTGTAATAAGGACTTATGTATTAGGGATGATGGTCATGTTTGAAATGGTTGTTCATGTCGGAAATGTGTAATATGATAAAGAGTATTCGTATGTATTTTACTTCTCTCATGTCGGTATGGTGTTGTGATCACCAGAGTTAGAAACATATAAACACGTGAAACAACACAACAAAACAAGCAAACAACTGTCAGAAGAAACTAACAACACAACAAAATTATCAAATCTGGTGTCACAAGATTTCAAAACTATTAACATCACGGGAGTTTATAGGGAAAATATCAGAAGGGAAACATTGTGTGCTATAAAAATATAACATCTTCTCTCATTACCTTCACCACAACTCATCTCTCTTGAACTCTCTTTCCAAACATTTTCTCCCCATTCATTTTTTTTTTAAAAATGGCTTCTTCTTCTCATTATCATTACCACAAAGATGATGATGTTGAATTTGAATCCCTTTTTGAAGAATTATTAGAAATCCCAGATACTTTTCCCGAACCGAAAGAGCGTAAAAAACGTATATTTATTGAGAGAAACCGGGAAGAAGGCCACATCAACCTGTGGAATGATTATTTTTCTGAAACTCCTACATACCCTCCCAATATATTCCGGCGACGGTTTCGAATGAGCAAGTCATTGTTCCTACGTATTGTGCATCGTCTCTCTACGGAAGTAGCTTATTTTGCTCCAACACAAGATGCAGTCGGAAGGTCAAGTCTATCACCGCTCCAAAAATGCACTGCAGCCATTCGTCAATTAGCATATGGTGGTGGGGCTGATACAGTTGACGAATATGTAAGACTTGGTGAAACCACAGCTCGAAAATGCTTGCACCAATTTACCGCGGGAATTATCCACTTGTTTGGAGATGAATACCTAAGACATCCAACAGGGGAGGATCTTGAAAGACCACTCGCTAAAGGAGAAGAACGTGGATTTCCCGGGATGGTTGGAAGCATCGATTGTATGCATTGGGAGTGGAAGAATTGCCCTACCGCTTAGAAAGGTATGTATTCACGAGGAACTGATAAACCAACAATTGTGTTGGAGGCCGTAGCTTCTTATGACCTATGGATATGGCACGCATTTTTTGGAGCTCCAGGTACTATGAACGATCTTAATATTCTAGATCGATCACCTGTTTTTGATGACATTATTAAAGGAATAGCTCCGCAAGTCAACTTCAATGTCAACGGAAGGGAGTACGATTTCGCCTACTATCTCACGGATGGTATTTATCCGGAGTGGGCGACATTTATTCAATCTATCCGACTACCACAGGGTCCAAAACATTCACTATTTGCTAAAACCCAAGAATCTGTCCGAAAAGATGTTGAGCGTGCCTTTGGAGTCCTGCAAGCTAGATTCGCCGTTATTAAAAATCCATCTAATTTATGGGATAAATCTAAGATAACAAATATTATGAGAGCATGTATCATACTCCATAATATGATTGTCGAAGATGAACGACGTACACAGACTCAAGATGAGACGTTTCAAGATGAGGATATTTCTTTTTGCGTCAAGATGCCTACCGAGCTTTTCAGTACACTTGATCGTCGGGCAAAAGTTCGGGGTAGACCAATCCATAGACAATTAAAACTTGATTTGATCGAACATATATGGGATCAATTTGGGTTTGAAAATTAAGATTTCATGTTTAAGTTTCTATGAATTGAATAAAAAAGATGCTTTTATGCATTTTTTTTTTCAACTTTGTAATCTTTTTTTTTTAAATTTTTGTTCAACTTTGTTATTTTCTTATGTTTAATGTTATATGTTTTGTTATAAAGTCCTCCCAAAAAAATTTACAACATAAAAAAATTATTACTATTTAGCTAAGAACCAACAAAAGTATCTACCAATAATCTCCACTTTTAATCAAGTATCTTAACAAAATCACTTAATCTAATTATATTAATAAACTAACCTAAGATATGCAATTAAAGTCCTAGCAATGAGGATGGCCTAAGCTGTCAGATCTTTTGGTTTCTTTTCTTCTCATGTCGATCATTTAATTTTTGTGATGTAAGGAATTCTTTTAAAATGGCTGATAAGCTTGAATACAATGATAGAAGTTTGCATTATGCTATTTTTTTATGTTGATTCAGTCCCACTGAGCTGGCTATGATAGCTTCAGAATCTTCTTAGGATTAGAATAGCCTTTTGTTGAAAAAAAAATTAAATCATACCAACCCAAACTTTAGCTTTATTGTTCGGCTAATTGTATAATCTGAAATCGATACGTACTGAAAGTATACACTTATCGACAGTGGGCTTAGGAGAAGTCTTCATCTTGAGATTGGATCTAGGCGGAGAGCATAATAGAGCTAAAGTATACTTTCA
Proteins encoded in this window:
- the LOC106340758 gene encoding uncharacterized protein LOC106340758 — encoded protein: MGLDYSYSQPSQSDTFGGHTVSSGYDETADLIRRDQEEIRDNIAEQVHYPPQPEVEFGIPQICYCGRLPLLASSHSRNHPSRLYYTCANVDDGDCHVWKWWDVAVMEEMKARDLHTLELAQKVDSLTLMGDYVTEQKVAKLEEMVSKLSNKNPVFTNRFEMVVAFMVVVLVVMGMMVMFK
- the LOC106338719 gene encoding glutathione S-transferase T3-like — translated: MNIGASNIPPFSSQQSEAPSPQEDTPAQRRERRKWSPADDEVLISAWLNTSKDTIVGNDQKGGTFWERVGEYFAETPHAKASGDRRMHLNCKQRWHKINDLTNKFCGAFAAAERQQSSGQGENDVLKAAHDIFYSDYNIKFNLEHAWCVLSVNVDDHQIRPEGIKAAKARRNNGSGKALDDYKTIWEIKKEDLAMKEKLSKLAILDTLLSKKEPLTEFEDVVKNKLLQYF